GTTTGTAGTGGTGATATGAATCAAATCCACGAACTTAAGATTCACCCAGAATATTTTGGGCCTGTCTCTGAAGGCAAGAAGACGTTTGAAATACGCAAAAACGACAGGGATTATAGGATAGGTGATACTGTTATTTTGCGAGAGTTTGACCCACGCACTGGAGAATATACTGGAAGGCTGATACAAAAAGAAGTTGGGTATGTAAGTGTCTTTTCGCAAATGTCGGGTTGGTGTGTTTTTTCCTTGCTATGAAATAAAATGATCGTTTTTGTTGGGGTGGCAAGTGACAGTTTTATACATTGATGATCTGGGCAGGCGTCTGACGAGGAGGGAGGTCCAGGACCTTCTTGGCATTTCGGAAGATGTTCTGTTATCCGATCCGCTCCGGTTTGGTGGTGTTTGGTTTGGTCCCCGTAAACTGGTGTTCTTTGAAAAACTCATATCCGAAGCGATAAGGGAAATGTATGCCAGTCAAAAAGAGCAGAAAGAGCGGCTTTGTTTGGATAGGCCGCGTCAAGCTCCCGAACGGGAAACGAATAGAGAAGGCATTTCCGACAAAGACGGAGGCTCAAAAATGGGAATCCATCCAGCGGTCCGCGCTTTTGCACATGAAAACGGGCCTGACTTGTGGCCAGTGGTTGAAAAGGAGAATTGAGGATTACGAGTCTAGGGGCCTTGTTTCTATTGATGAAAAACGGAGATGCTTTTCCCGTTTTTTCTCCGATGTTGATCAGTTCATGCCTGTGGCGATGCTCACTTCTGGGCATGCCCTTCGTCATCTTTCCCGGCTTGCCCAAGCCATCTCCGGTGATCGTGCGAATCGTTCAAAACAACATCTTGCCGAAGCTTGGGCTTGGGGTGTTCGTTTTATTGGGCTTCCATTGTTCAATCCGTTTGCCCAAGTGCCCGATTATCCCACGCAGACAAAAGAGTTGATAGTTCCCAAAGAGGAGCATTTCTGGGCAATGGTTGATGCGGCCAAGGACCAGCAGGAAAAAACAGCCGTTCTTTTCCTTTACTTCACAGCTTGCCGCCGTGGTGAATTGCTCCGTCTTCAGTGGTCGGATATCGATTTTGAAAGGGAAGTTGTCCGGCTTTCCTGTCGTAAGGGCCGCAATGCTTCTTGGTTTTCCGCCTGGGTTCGTATCCCCGGAGAACTGCTTTTTGAGCTCAAGCGGTGGAAACTGCAATCCTGTCCGGGCACACAGGTTTTCCGCCTGCCAAGCTCCTTTCGTTTTATCCAGCTTCTTTGCCGACGTGCGGGCGTCCCGCCGTTTGGCTTTCATTCCATCCGGCATATGGTGGCCGTGCAATTGTACCGCGCTGGCCATACTGTTGCCGAGATTCAGACATTGCTTCGCCATCGATCCCCGCAGACCACGGAAATTTATTTGCGATCTTTGGGAGTCTTTCAGACATCCGAGGCGGCCGTTGGGTGGCTTGAGGTGGCGTGTAGGGTGGCGCGGGAAAAAAGAAAGGTTCCTGTCGGCATTTAACCATCTGGAACCTTTGTAATATTTGGTGCCCCCACCATGACTCGAACATGGGCTAACCGGGATTAGGAATCCCGTGCTCTATCCACCTGAGCTATGGGGGCCAGTAGAGACGTTCTCGCTAGATGAGTCCTGTAAAGAAGGCAAGGAAAATTAGGATATATCTCGGGTAAGCCTTTTCGCTGCCCCTGACTGGTGTCCTTACTTTTCAGAAACTGGCCGTCAGAGTGAGCCCTACGGTGCGCGGCGGAGCGGCCTCGCCAATGGGTTCCGAACCCGGAAAAGCGAAGGCCACGGAAGCGTACCGGCGGTCGAAGAGATTGGCGGCCCAGGCCGTCAGGGTCAGATGCTCCGTTTCCAACCCCAAGCGAAGGTCAACGGTTTCGTAGGCGCTTTCCCGGAGTTCGTTGGCCGTGTCCCAGTAAAACGGCCCTACACCCTGAATCTCGGCACGGGAGAAGAAGGTAAGCGGCGTTTCCCGGCCGAAGAGGTGCATGTTTTCCGCGAGAGTCCTGCGGTACTGCACGGCTGCGTGATAGGAATAATCCGGAGCCAGAGGCGCACTGTTCCCCGAGTAGTCCAGCCCGGCCACATCGTCCGCGTAGCGGGTAAATTCCGCGCGGATGCAGCCCAGTCCACCCTCGATGGTCAGGCCGGGAGCGAGGAGAAGTTCCGATTCCACCTCGAAACCCACGCTGCGGGACCGGCCCGCGTTACGGATGATCGTGTCGGCCGTGGGCAGAAGCTGTACCACCTGCTGGTCGCGCAGGTCGATGACGAATGTGGCGGCGTTCAGGATCAGGCGGTCGTTCCACCACGAAGTCTTGGCTCCCAGTTCGTAGGTCCAGCTGTATTCCGCCTCGAAACCCAGATCGGACCGATCCAGCGCACCGGGATTGAAGCCCGCGCCGCGGTAGCCGCGGGCCGCACTGACATAGGTCATCATATCGGGACTCCAGTGCACGATGAACTGCGCCTTGGGCAGCCAGGCTCCGCCGGACGCGCTGCGCTCCAGGCCGCTTTCCTCCAGCGGCATTCCGCCGGAAGACAGGCGCATGCGGTGATCGATGGAGCGCCGTTCCCGCTCATGGCGCAGACCACCTGTCACCTCGAACATGTCCAGAAACTTCCATCCGGCCTGACCGAAAACGGCCCAGCCGCGCGTACGCAGATCAGAATCCGTGTCCCGATCCAGAGGCACCGGAGCCATGACGCCCGGAGCAAGGGACAGGGTCAGGGAATGATCCTTGACGGACCGGAACGCGTACAGTCCGGCCAGCCAGCTCAGCGCCTCCTCGCCGGACGACCCCAGACGCAGTTCCTGACTGTACTGCCGATCGCTTATATCCTCGTGAGCCGTGAACAGTGCGGCGGGCGTGAAATCCTGATCGTTTTCGGCCATGTCTTCATAGCCGCGTACGGCCGAAATGGAGGTCAGTCTGAACCAGGGCGCGTCCCAGACCGCGCGCAGGGATGTCCCCGCTGTGTCCCGATGGTGCGCGCCCTCGAAATCATAGGCCACATGGTACGGGTCGCTGCGCACTTTCGATAGGGGTCCCAAGGGAAAAGCGCCGTCCCGCAGGGTTTCCCCGTCCAGGCTCCAGATCAGGTCCAGTGAATCCGTGGGCAGCCAGCGCAGATGCATGCGGCCGTTCAGATTTTCCCGCGTGTCCACGTCGCGATCCAGATAATCGTTTTGCGTATAGCCATCCCGGCTCTCCCGCGTTCCGGCCAGTCCCAGAAAAAGATGATCCGCCACCAGGGGGCGCGCAGGCTGCCGATGGTTCGCAGGGAATTGTAATCGCCCAGAGTCTGCTCCAGGCAGGCTCCGCCGGTATTGTCCGGCTTTCTGGTTACGATGTTGATGGCCCCGGCCAGACTGTTGCGGCCGTACAACGTACCCTGCGGCCCGCGCAGCACCTCGATGCGTTCGATGTCGTACAGTCCGCTGTCAAACACGCGGGAGTCTCCGACGGCCACGTCGTCCACGGAAAAGGACACGGCCGGCTCATTGTTCACCGCCCCCACCCCCCGGATAAAGACATAGGAATTGCCGCGTATGCCCCAGTTTGCCACCTGCAGATTGGGCGTACGGCGGGCGAAGTCCCGGAATGAGGCAATGCCCGCATCCTCGATGCGTTCGGCGGTGAAGGCCGTGACGCTCTGCGGCACCTGTTGCAGGTCGGACTCGGTTTTCTCCGCCGTGACCAGTACCGGCTCCAGAACAAGTTCCCGGCTCGCGTTCTGTCCGGCCAGGACCGTGCCATGAAACGCCAGCAGAACTGCAACCATCATGCACAGAGTTCTCATGCCGCCCCTCCCTGCTGTTTCCGCGCGGCCACAAGAAGCGTGCGCCGCCCGTCTCCCCGGAGTTCCACACGAATATCCTGAAAGCCGATCTGTTCCAGAGCCGGAACCAGTTCCTCTCTGGACAGCGCATGAGCCGGAAAACCGGCCAGCCGCGTGATGCAGGCCATGGCCGCCAGAACCCGCTCCGGAAGCTCGGCCAGGGGATGCAGATGTGCGGCCACGAACCATCCTCCGGGACGCAGAGCGCTGTGGATGGCGCCCAGAATTCCGGGCAGGTTTCCGGCAAAGGCGTACAGCACATGCGCGGTCAGCAGCAGATCCCAGCGTTCGGCCGGAAAATCCATGTTCCGCGCATCCGCGCCGATGGCCGTAAAGCGCGCGCCCAGGCCGTTTTTTTCGGCATTCACGCGGGCCTGCTCCGCCACAGCGGGCAAATCCACCATATCGGCGTGCAATTCCGCGTTTTTCCGCAGCAGTTCCAGAGAATATTCACCCAAGCCTCCGCCGAGATCGCACATCCGGCGCAAATGCTGAAAGTCCGGCAGTCCGGCGATGAAGTCCGCCGTTTCCTGCAGAAAACCCTGCCGCGCGCACTGGGCCGTGCCCAGCATGGTCCGGGGATTGTTCCAGTCCGCATCCGCACCTTCCCAGCAACGCAGGTCTCCGGCCAGCAGTTCCGGCAGGGAGGAAAAAATCATGCCGCAGAAATCGGCGTGATAGTCCAGGTAATCTCCCTGGAAAAAGGGCGAAGTCCGCGTCAGCCATGTTCTGGCCAGCGGCGTGTTGCGGTACCCGCGCGGACCGGCTTCCAGCAGTCCGCAGACACGGAAAAGTTCCAGAAGAGCCTCCGTACCGTCCGCTCTCCAGTCCGACCGCTCCGCCACTTCTTCGGCGGACGCCCAGTCGTCCAGCACGTCGAAAACTCCAAGCCGCACGCCGTAACGCACCGCATGTGCGGCAACTTCCGTCATGAGCATCTCTTCCAGAGGCCGGAAGGACACTGGGGGCATGTCCATCGCATCTCCTTGTGGCCGGAAAAATTTTTCCGGGCTGGCGTTCAGAAATATTTTGACGCTCCATACATTTAGCTCTGAAAAATGGACACCCGAAATGGAACAAAAAACATCCCGAAACGGAAGAACGCGTTTTTTAGGCTATTTTTCTTATGACAACAGGTGGATGCGATAACCCAGTCGGAAGGAAACACGGTTTGAAAAGACGTCTGCCTTGCCATGAGGGCATATTTTTATTAGTCAAAACTAATGCATGCTTCACTCAGCAGTCCGGTCGGATTCCCGGCAGATACCTCTTCCGGCGCAGCCGTGTTTTCGTCTCTGGAGCCTGCCGAGAAATCCGCCCTGCGCCCCTACGCCGTGCGCGTGGACCATACCTTTCAGGATCTGTGGTTCGGTATGGAGCACCCGCGTCCCGGACTCTCGATTTTCGTCTGCGACTTTTCCCTGCCCGAGCCGCACGCCGCGCCTTTCACTATGGGCGAGGGCGTGGTCACCTTCTCCACAGTTCTGTCCGGCCGCGCGCGGTGGCATGTCAGCCGGGGCGGAGGCCAGCGCCAAGTAACGGTGGATACTCCGTGCGACATGGTCTGCCGGGGCGACGACTGCGCCGGGGAGATATTTCTGGATCGCGGAGCGCCGCATCAGGTGGTCAATCTGCATGTGCAGACCGAGCTGCTGCTGGAATATCTGGATGTCACGGCCGTGGACAAAAACCTGCGCGAGGGTCTGGACAGGCGTGGCGGAATGCACGTTTTAAGCCGCCTGTCCGCCGATACCCGGACCCGCAACGCGGCCCGGCAGATCCTGCATTGCTCCCTGTCCGGGCCGTGCCGCCGCCTTTTTCTGGAAAGCCGGGCTCTGGACATGCTTTCCGTATTCCTGGGCCGTCTGGAAAAACCGCGTACGGCCGTGTCCCTGAGCTCAAGCGATGTGGAACGCCTGCACGAAGCCCGGCGTATTCTGCGGGAAACCGTGGACGAGCAGCCAAGCATCCGGGAACTGGCCCGGCAAACCGGCCTGAATGAAATGAAGCTCAAACGCGGCTTCCGCGCCCTGTTCGGCTGCACCGTCTTCCAGGTCGCACGCGCCGAGCGTCTGGAGCGCGCCCGGACCCTGTTGCGGGATACGGACACGACCGTGGGAGCCGTGGCGGCCATGACCGGCTACACGAACATGAGCCATTTCATCGCCGCGTTCCGGACGCGGTTCGGGCAGACTCCGGGCGAAATCCTGACCCGCTCCCGCAGGCATCCGCTGTAAATCATCCCAGGTCCACATACGAGCCGGCCTCAATCCGGCCGATACCAAAAGAACCTGCCATAACGTGGGGCTGAGAGGCGACCACGCTCCCCTACTCTTCGTAATTGTCAGTGTTGTTCAGGTAACCGCTTCGGACGCCCCCGCTCCGGCACCACGCGCGGGGCTCATTGACATCACCGGTGCAGGTTACTAGATTTATCCCTTTATTGGTTGTCAGCGTCGTCCGCTCGGCGGCCTTCCCGGAGTAAATCCGGGAAATGCCCGGGCCCCTCGCATCGAAATATTCCACGGTCAAACGGAGCCACATGCTCGTCCAGAATCTGATCGCTCTGATCGAAACCACGGCCCCGCCCCGTCTGGCCGCGCCCTGGGACAAAAGCGGAGTACAGATCGCTTCCGCCACTGAGGACATCCGCGTCATGTGCGTGGCCCTGGATCCGGAACCGGAGACAGTCCGTCAGGCTGTGGAGCATGGGGCGCAGTTCGTACTGTGCCACCATCCGCTGACCCTTTCTCCCCGGCTGCCCGACCGTCTGGACGACTATCACGACGTTCTTTCCCGCACGATGAAAAACAGCCTGTGGCTCTACAGTGCTCATACATCCCTGGACGCCAACCCGGACGGCCCGGTCAACTGGTTCGGGCGCGCTCTGGGACTCCAGAACATGCGGATACTGGAAGTCACCCGCCGCGAAACTCCGGTTCTGGTCCGTGTGCCCAAACCCGGCCCGGAAAATGGCATGTCAGGCATACGCGTGCGTACAGATGGCGATTTTCTGGAATACGAAGTCTGGCCGGAAGATCTGCCCCGCTTCCGGAATGCGGACCGGGCCGGACAACCCGTGCACGAGATGCCTCTGGCTTTTCCCTCGCGGGAATTCGGATTTGGGTGCATGGGGCATCTTCCCGAGGCCCTGACCTGGGAAGAATTTGAACGCGCCGTCTCGGCCCTGCTTCCTTGCAGCTGGCGGAGTATCGGCTGCCCACCCGGCCGGATTTCGACCGTGGCCTACTGTCCGGGCTCGGGAGCCGATCTGGCCGGCCCGGCCTTTACCCTCGGCGCTCAGGTATATCTGAGCGGAGATCTGAAATACCATCAGGCCCAGGCCATCCGCTCGCTGGGCCTGACCCTCGACGTCGGGCATTTCCAGCTCGAGGAAGGCATGATGCGGGTCTGGAGCGAAGACCTGGCCGCACGCCTCGCCGGAGATGTCCGGATCGTTTTTCTTCCGGGCCGCGATCCCTTTGCCTGAAATCGCGCCCGGCCCAACACGATTTTTTTGAGGAGGATCATACCTTGAGCATTTATATTGACCAGATCGAGCAGCTGGTGGTGCTGCAAAAAGTGGATTCGGAAATGATCGGCCTGGAGCGTGTGCTGGAGGAAGCTCCCCGGCAGTTGCGCGAACTGCAGGAGAAACAGTCCTATCTCCTCCAGCAGCAGGACGTGATCCGGGAAAAGATCAGCGTGCTCATGGAGCAGAAGGGCAGACTCGAGACCGAAATTGAAAACGACGCCCAGAAGATAAAGAAGAGCAAAAACAAGCTCATGTTGGTGGAAAACACCAAAGAATATCACGCCATGATGCGTGAGATGGACAATCTGGAGAAAATGAACAGGGGCCGTGAAGAGGAGCAGGCCACTCTTCTGGCTGATCTGACTGATCTGGAAGGACGCCGGGACGCCTTGCAGGCCGACATTGACGCGTTGGGCGAGAACATCGCCGCCCAGCAGGCCACCCTCGACCAGGAACTGGCCGCAAACCGGGCCCGTCTGGAGACTCTGGCCAAAGACAAGACCCGCGCCTCGGAGGCCGTGCCCGCGCCCATTCTCAGCCGGTACAATTTCATCCGCGGCCGCATCGCCAATCCGGTCATCGTGCCGGTGAGCGAAGGTGTATGCAAGGGATGCCATATCGTCATCCCGCCCCAGACCTACATCGACCTGCAAAAGGGCGAACAGATTCTGAGCTGCCCCAACTGCTTGCGCATCATTTACTGGGAACGCCATTTCTCAGAGGCTGAAAGCGAAGAGGCCCAATAAACTTCCGTCCGCAGATAGCCCGGCGGGAAACCGGGTGAGGCTGAAGCCTTATTTTTCACGGAGCCGGACAGGCTGTCGCTGCCGGCCGCAAGGCCGGGGGAGGAAAGTCCGGACACCACAGGGCAGGATGCTGGGTAACACCCAGCGGGGGCGACCCCGGGACAGTGCCACAGAAACAGACCGCCCCGGTCCGCCGGGGTAAGGGTGAAAAGGCGGGGTAAGAGCCCACCAGTTGCCGCGGCGACGCGGCAAGCTAGGCAAACCCCATCCGGTGCAAGACCAAATAGGAAGGTGGCCGGCCCGGTCAGGACCCTTCGGGTAGGTTGCTGGAGACGGCGGGAAACCGTCGCCCTAGAGGAATGACAGCCGCCTGGAAACAGGCACAGAATCCGGCTTATCGTCCGGCTCCGTCCTTGTTCAAAGCTTTTCGCCTTTCCTTTTTCCGGAAAATCTGCGGCTCGCCGTGGGTGCCTCCGTCTTCGGAAAAACGGAAGGCTCACGGTCCGCAAACTGAAAATGAAAAATGTCTGGACCATTCTCCTGGCCGCTGGTCAGGGCGCGCGGCTGTCCCGGGAGACGGGCGGTGTGCGCAAGCAGTTTCTCTCCTTTGAGGGCGCGCCCCTGTACTGGCGAAGCGTCCGCACCTTTGCCGCCATGCCCGGCCTGTCCGGCATTGTGGCCGTTTTCCCCGAGATGGAGCTGACCAGGTGCGTGGAAGAGCTGAGCGCTCTCAAGGCCGCCGATCCGCCCGGCGTGCCCGTGCTCGCCGTGGCCGGAGGAGAACGCCGTCAGGATTCGGTCCGTCTGGGGCTTGCGGCCCTGCCCTCTTCCTGTTCCCATGTATTTGTCCACGACAGCGCGAGACCCTTCTTCTCCGCCCGTCTGTTGCAGCGGCTGCTGGACGGGCTGACCGGAGACGCGCACGGCGTCATCCCCGCCATCCCCGTCAAGGATACCATCAAGGAATGCGACGGCGATCTGGTCCGGAGCACTCCGGACCGCACCCGTCTGGCCGCCGCCCAGACACCGCAGTTCTTTCCCGCCGGGGCTCTGCGCATGGCCCATGAAAAGGCCCTGCTCGAAGGAATGGATGCCACGGACGACGCGAGTCTGGTGGAAAACGCCGGGCTTCCGGTCCGCTTGGTGCCCGGCGAGGAGCAAAACATCAAAATCACCACGCCGGAGGATCTGCGCATGCTGGACCAGCCCGCCGCCCCGCTCCGCCCCTGCACGGGTTTCGGATACGACGTGCACGCCTACGGCGGCGGCCGCCCTCTGGTGCTGGGCGGCATTCCCATTGCCGGGGCGCCCACGGTCCGCGCCCATTCCGACGGCGACGTGCTTCTGCACGCCCTGTGCGACGCCATTCTCGGCTGTCTGGGACTGGGAGACATCGGCCGGCATTTTCCGGACACGGACCCGGCTCTGGACAACATGGCCTCGGGCGTGCTGCTGTCCCGGGTCATGGACATGGTCAGGGAGGCCGGCCTGCGGATTTTCCACGCGGACCTGACCATCATCGCCCAGATTCCGCGCCTTGAGCCGCACAAGGCGGCTATCCGCTCCAATGTGGCCCGGCTCATGGAGCTCGGCGACAACCAGGTCAACGTCAAGGCCACCACCGAGGAGCATCTGGGTTTTACCGGCCGTAAGGAAGGCATCAAGGCCGTGGCCGTGGTCACGGGGGCGCTGCCATGATCAATTTCAGCACCGGCGGCCCCTGGATCACCCGTTTCGCACCCAGCCCCACCGGGGCCCTGCACCTGGGCAATGCCCGCACGGCCATCCTGAATTTTCTGCTGGCCCGCCAGAGCGGCGGCAGGTTTCTGCTGCGGCTGGAAGACACGGATCGGGAGCGTTCCAGCTTCGCAGCCGAAGCGGACATCCTGTGGTCCCTGGCCTGGCTCGGACTTGCGCCGGATGAACCCGTCCATCACCAGAGTCTGCGGCTGCCTCTTTATGCCGAAGCCGTAAAAAGCCTGCTGGACAGGAATCTGGCCTATCCCTGCTTCTGCACCGAGGCCGAACTGGAGCGCGACCGTGAGGCCGCCGTCCGAAACGGCCTGCCTCCGCGCTATGCCGGACGTTGCCGGGGACTTGATCCGGCGCAGAGACAAAAGCGTCTGGACAGCGGCGAGCCCCACACGGTCCGCTTTCACAACACGGCCACGGAAGACATAACCTTCACGGATCTGATCAAGGGGCCCATGAGCATTCCGCCCGGCGCATTCGGAGATTTCGTGCTGCTGCGCTCGAACGGCTGGCCCAGCTACAACCTGGCCGTGGTGGTGGACGATGCGGACATGGGCGTGAATCTCGTCCTGCGCGGCGAGGACCATCTGGTCAACACCGCCCGCCAGATTCTGCTCTACCGGGCCTTTGGATACGCCCAGCCTGCCTTCGCCCATCACGGCCTTCTGGTGGACGCGGAAGGCAAAAAGCTGTCCAAACGCGCCGGAGCGGCCAGTGTCCCCCAATGCCGGGACATGGGGCTGCAACCCCAGGCCGTGGTCCAGTATCTGGCCGGACTGTCCGGGGCCCTGCCCTCCAAACGTCTTTTCCTTTCCCTGGAAGAAGCCGCCCGGGCCTTCCAGCCTTACGCTCTGGGCCGGGGCAACGCTGTCATGAACATGGACGAGCTGCAGGCCTTGAGTGCGCGCTTCTTCCGGACCCTGTCCCCCGCCGGGCTGGTGCGGAGCATACGCCTGCCGGATGGCGATCCGTGGTATGCTCTGAGCCCGGAAATCCAGGAGGAGCTTGCGGCTGGATTGCGTGAAAATGCGGCCACTCCGGACGAGCTGCGGGCTCTGGTGCCGCATTTCACCGCCCGGGAGGTCGCCTACACGCCGCAAGTCCTGAAGGAGCTGGTCGCCGGCCGCCCCGTTCTGGGCGCTCTGGAAGCTCTGCTTGCTCCCGTTGATCCGGAAATGCGGCTGGACAAGGACCAGACCGCCGCCATGCTGCGCCGGGCGGGCGAAACGGCCGGAGTGAAAGGCCGCGCCCTCTACCATCCCGTCCGGCTGGCCCTCACGGGATGCGAGTCGGGGCCGGAACTGGCCGTGCTGATGGTCCTCCTGCCGGCAGGACATCTGACCCGCCGTCTGCGGGCCGTGCTGGAATTTTTCTCTCCATCCCGAACAGAACACTGACCCGCGAAATCGCGAGGACGCATATATGCAGCTCTACAATAGCCTCACCAGAAAGAAGGAAGAGTTCGTGCCCGTCAATCCGGGCAAGGTGTCCATGTACGTGTGCGGCATCACCGCCTACGACTACTGTCATATCGGCCACGCCCGTTCGGCCGTGGTCTTCGACGTGCTGGTCCGCTATCTCCGCTACCTCGGTCTGGAAGTGACCTTCGTCCGCAACTTCACCGACGTGGACGACAAGATCATAAACCGCGCCCACCGCGAGGGGACCGACGCCGAAACCATCGCCCGGACCTATATCGATGCCTTCTACGAAGACATGGACAGGCTCGGTATCCTCCGCGCGGACATCGAGCCCAAAGCCACGGAGCATATCCCGGAGATGACCCGTCTGTGCGAGGAGCTCATCCAGAAGGGCCACGCCTATGCCACGCCCGGCGGCGACGTTTATTTCCGGGTCCGCTCCTACTCCCGCTATGGTCAGCTTTCGGGCCGCAACATCGAGGAACTGGTGGCCGGAGCCCGGGTGGAACCCGGCGACGCCAAGGAGGACCCGCTGGATTTCGCCCTGTGGAAAGGCGCCAAGCCCGGCGAGCCGTCCTGGCCGAGTCCCTGGGGGCCCGGCAGGCCGGGATGGCATATCGAATGTTCGGCCATGAGCGGCCGCTACCTGCCTCTGCCCTTCGACATCCACGGCGGCGGACAGGATCTGTCCTTCCCGCATCATGAAAACGAACGGGCCCAGACCGAGGCGGCCACAGGCCAGACCTTCGTGCGCTACTGGGTGCACAACGGCTTCGTGCAGATCGACTCGGAAAAGATGTCCAAATCGCTGAACAATTTCGTGACCATCCGGGACATCCTCGGCACCTGTCTGCCGGAAACCCTGCGCTTTTTCCTCATCTCCAAGCATTACCGCAGCCCGCTGGACTACACGGCCGAGGCTCTGGAGGAAGCCGAACGCGCCCTGAAGCGCATCTATCTGACAAAAGCCGCGGCCGAGACTCACATACAGGGCGAATCCTGGACTTCCACTCCCCTGCCCCCGGAAATCGTGGTGGAGATCACGGCTCTGGAAGTGAAATGGGATGAGGCCATGGCCGACGACATGAACACGGCCGCCGCTCTGGGGCATGTTTTCGTGCTGCTTAAAAGCATGAACCGCATTCTGGAGGACAAGGCCCTTAGAAAATCCGGAGCCGGGCGGGACCAGATCCGGCACTCTCTGCGCCTGCTCAAGCGCTGGGGCGGAGTGCTGGGGCTTTTCCACATGGACAGTCAGGAATTTCTCCTCCAGCTGAAGGAAATCCGGATCAGACGGCGCAATATCGATCCGGAAAATATCGAAGCCCGTCTGGCCGAACGTCTGGCCGCCCGCTCGGCCAAGGACTTCGCCCGCTCCGACGCCATCCGCGACGAACTGCTGGCCCAGGGCGTGACCATTCAGGACACACCCCAGGGCTCCACCTGGGACGTGGAGTAGAACAGCTCACGAATGAAATGAATTGACTGCTCAAAAGTTCTGTCCCCGTTTGCCGGGCCGGATTTCAGACGTGATGCTGAATCCGGCCCGGCCTGTTTCCGGCGTTCCAGATAACGCGGAAGAGAACAGCACTCAGCTGGTCCGGGTTTTGCTTTTGCCGGGTCATGGACCTCTTCACTCTGGACCCGCATGTCATTCTGACTTTCCTGTTCGCGCTGATGCGCGTCAGCCTGGTCCTGTTTCTCATGCCCTTTTTCGGCGGCCAGACACTGCCCGCTCCGGTCAAGGCAGCCCTGTGCCTGACCCTCACTTTCGCCCTGTGGCCCAGGCTGCCCCTGGCCGGACATGAACTCCCCGCCCATCCTTTCGGTCTGGCCCTCATGCTCGCCTCGGAGCTCATCCTGGGACTTGTCCTTGGTCTGGCCATCCGTTTTCTCTTCGCGGCCATCCAGACCGGCGGCCAACTCATCGGCTTCCAGATGGGTTTTGCCATGGTCAATGCCGTGGACCCGGATTCCGGCGTATCCGAGGCCGTCACCGCCCATTTTCTGTACATGGTCAGTTTGCTGACGTTTCTGACCTTCAATGGCCATCTCTACCTGCTGGACGGCCTGCTCAAATCCTTCGACTTCATTCCGCCGGGAGGCATCAACGTCTCCCACGGGCTGGCCTCCCAGATATTTCTGCTTTCCGGCCAGATTTTTCTGCTGGCCATCCAGATCGGCGCACCGGCCCTGGCCGCCATACTGCTGACCGATCTGGCCCTGGCTCTGGTTTCCCGCGCCGCGCCACAGATGAACGTGCTGATCATCGGCTTTCCCATAAAGATCGGCATCGGCTTTCTTTTTCTGGGCATCATCTTCGAAATCATTTCCCTGTATGTGGAAGGCTTCATCTCCCGCATGCCCGCCCTGTTCACCCAGCTGATCAACCTGATGCGCTGACATGGCCCACGATCCGAGCCGCACCGAACAGGCCACGCCCAAGCGGCGTGACAAGGCCAGAAAGGAAGGCAACGTCCCCAAAAGTCAGGAGCTGCCCAAGCCCGTCACGCTTCTGGCCGGACTTCTGGTGCTGCGC
Above is a window of Desulfomicrobium orale DSM 12838 DNA encoding:
- a CDS encoding DUF3850 domain-containing protein — encoded protein: MNQIHELKIHPEYFGPVSEGKKTFEIRKNDRDYRIGDTVILREFDPRTGEYTGRLIQKEVGYVSVFSQMSGWCVFSLL
- a CDS encoding tyrosine-type recombinase/integrase, whose translation is MPVKKSRKSGFVWIGRVKLPNGKRIEKAFPTKTEAQKWESIQRSALLHMKTGLTCGQWLKRRIEDYESRGLVSIDEKRRCFSRFFSDVDQFMPVAMLTSGHALRHLSRLAQAISGDRANRSKQHLAEAWAWGVRFIGLPLFNPFAQVPDYPTQTKELIVPKEEHFWAMVDAAKDQQEKTAVLFLYFTACRRGELLRLQWSDIDFEREVVRLSCRKGRNASWFSAWVRIPGELLFELKRWKLQSCPGTQVFRLPSSFRFIQLLCRRAGVPPFGFHSIRHMVAVQLYRAGHTVAEIQTLLRHRSPQTTEIYLRSLGVFQTSEAAVGWLEVACRVAREKRKVPVGI
- a CDS encoding TonB-dependent receptor, with amino-acid sequence MADHLFLGLAGTRESRDGYTQNDYLDRDVDTRENLNGRMHLRWLPTDSLDLIWSLDGETLRDGAFPLGPLSKVRSDPYHVAYDFEGAHHRDTAGTSLRAVWDAPWFRLTSISAVRGYEDMAENDQDFTPAALFTAHEDISDRQYSQELRLGSSGEEALSWLAGLYAFRSVKDHSLTLSLAPGVMAPVPLDRDTDSDLRTRGWAVFGQAGWKFLDMFEVTGGLRHERERRSIDHRMRLSSGGMPLEESGLERSASGGAWLPKAQFIVHWSPDMMTYVSAARGYRGAGFNPGALDRSDLGFEAEYSWTYELGAKTSWWNDRLILNAATFVIDLRDQQVVQLLPTADTIIRNAGRSRSVGFEVESELLLAPGLTIEGGLGCIRAEFTRYADDVAGLDYSGNSAPLAPDYSYHAAVQYRRTLAENMHLFGRETPLTFFSRAEIQGVGPFYWDTANELRESAYETVDLRLGLETEHLTLTAWAANLFDRRYASVAFAFPGSEPIGEAAPPRTVGLTLTASF
- a CDS encoding Plug domain-containing protein, with protein sequence MRTLCMMVAVLLAFHGTVLAGQNASRELVLEPVLVTAEKTESDLQQVPQSVTAFTAERIEDAGIASFRDFARRTPNLQVANWGIRGNSYVFIRGVGAVNNEPAVSFSVDDVAVGDSRVFDSGLYDIERIEVLRGPQGTLYGRNSLAGAINIVTRKPDNTGGACLEQTLGDYNSLRTIGSLRAPWWRIIFFWDWPERGRAGMAIRKTIIWIATWTRGKI
- a CDS encoding class I SAM-dependent methyltransferase; this encodes MDMPPVSFRPLEEMLMTEVAAHAVRYGVRLGVFDVLDDWASAEEVAERSDWRADGTEALLELFRVCGLLEAGPRGYRNTPLARTWLTRTSPFFQGDYLDYHADFCGMIFSSLPELLAGDLRCWEGADADWNNPRTMLGTAQCARQGFLQETADFIAGLPDFQHLRRMCDLGGGLGEYSLELLRKNAELHADMVDLPAVAEQARVNAEKNGLGARFTAIGADARNMDFPAERWDLLLTAHVLYAFAGNLPGILGAIHSALRPGGWFVAAHLHPLAELPERVLAAMACITRLAGFPAHALSREELVPALEQIGFQDIRVELRGDGRRTLLVAARKQQGGAA
- a CDS encoding helix-turn-helix transcriptional regulator, yielding MFSSLEPAEKSALRPYAVRVDHTFQDLWFGMEHPRPGLSIFVCDFSLPEPHAAPFTMGEGVVTFSTVLSGRARWHVSRGGGQRQVTVDTPCDMVCRGDDCAGEIFLDRGAPHQVVNLHVQTELLLEYLDVTAVDKNLREGLDRRGGMHVLSRLSADTRTRNAARQILHCSLSGPCRRLFLESRALDMLSVFLGRLEKPRTAVSLSSSDVERLHEARRILRETVDEQPSIRELARQTGLNEMKLKRGFRALFGCTVFQVARAERLERARTLLRDTDTTVGAVAAMTGYTNMSHFIAAFRTRFGQTPGEILTRSRRHPL